A genomic stretch from Apis cerana isolate GH-2021 linkage group LG9, AcerK_1.0, whole genome shotgun sequence includes:
- the LOC108000585 gene encoding uncharacterized protein LOC108000585 isoform X1, which yields MGSVRIWLLICLVLVASRLRESRCGPRYPFEARAKASELFRTKGEGLRGVQEEGSIVATPSPLRHETRADSVFRDGDGPRRMSKDDYTTTRDDEDESKNGFEASTFNPDVLNKFLEEYASKIKGSTEKYQRYPFRIVKPSEPLPLEVDEQTTVRSSIVDHQDQNTKYEEEPINSTSTEDGLGGILNDTIKRNKYYGANSYDDRNGWVTLEAIPWSKSKISKWQATPSTQRPWPEMKPWDKPGKPWTSDYSIRPIYENNKPWYEKPKPSWPENSQNEKPAWQKPNRPSPYYTEKPEETQAQKWPPERPSWNKYTDRPSLNTDIITDNRPANFPSNWNRPQPTKPSYQYLDRYPDKYQGEEGNDWHDFPTRLEDRPTPRPTTERPTAFSHYQYVNNHPQSYPGNGDGQWVLLSTNRGYSKSRQRSIKIDSMGQVGNVTRDVGRKEEEADPAVAVMTSKRQVRLTVLPSINGTNTTTSHGGLLEVEKTFKSVDQSQKEYEMERQPLLSTILKKRPIRNTLGNKASSSAVLAAVSAGILPATMAMMIPMILGRRKRDLTTSGLGFLDHDETMIKKLIGKQSI from the exons ATGGGGAGCGTGCGGATCTGGCTACTGATCTGTCTCGTTCTCGTCGCATCGAGGCTCAGAGAGTCGCGATGCGGGCCGAGATACCCGTTCGAAGCGAGGGCGAAGGCGTCCGAGTTGTTCAGGACGAAGGGGGAGGGCTTGAGGGGGGTGCAGGAGGAGGGGTCGATCGTGGCAACCCCGAGCCCGCTGCGCCACGAGACGAGGGCCGATTCGGTGTTTCGGGACGGAGACGGGCCGAGGAGGATGAGCAAGGACGACTACACGACGACCAGGGACGACGAGGACGAGTCGAAGAACGGATTCGAGGCGTCCACGTTCAATCCGGACGTGTTGAACAAGTTTTTGGAGGAGTACGCGAGCAAGATAAAGGGTAGCACCGAGAAGTACCAGAGATATCCGTTCAGGATCGTCAAGCCTTCCGAGCCGCTCCCCCTCGAGGTCGACGAGCAGACCACCGTTCGATCGTCGATCGTCGACCACCAAGATCAAAACACCAAGTACGAAGAGGAGCCGATCAATTCCACGTCCACCGAGGATGGA TTGGGCGGGATTCTGAACGACACGATAAAGAGGAACAAGTATTACGGGGCGAACTCGTACGACGACAGGAACGGTTGGGTCACGTTGGAGGCGATACCGTGGTCGAAGAGCAAGATTTCCAAATGGCAAGCGACCCCGAGCACGCAACGCCCGTGGCCGGAGATGAAGCCGTGGGACAAACCGGGCAAACCTTGGACCTCCGATTATTCCATCAGGCCCATCTACGAGAACAACAAACCATG GTACGAGAAGCCGAAGCCGAGCTGGCCGGAGAACAGCCAGAACGAGAAACCCGCGTGGCAAAAGCCCAATCGACCGAGCCCTTATTACACGGAGAAACCGGAGGAGACCCAGGCTCAGAAATGGCCGCCTGAGAGGCCCTCTTGGAACAAATACACGGACCGTCCGAGCCTCAACACCGATATAATTACCGACAATAGGCCCGCCAATTTCCCGAGCAATTGGAACAGGCCGCAGCCGACGAAACCGAGCTACCAATATCTGGACAGGTATCCGGATAAATATCAGGGGGAAGAGGGAAACGATTGGCACGATTTCCCGACGAGGCTCGAGGATCGTCCAACACCGAGACCGACCACCGAGAGGCCGACCGCCTTCTCTCATTATCAATACGTGAACAATCATCCGCAGAGTTATCCCGGGAACGGGGACGGCCAGTGGGTGCTGCTCTCGACGAACAGAGGTTATTCCAAGTCCAGGCAGAGGTCGATAAAGATAGACTCGATGGGCCAAGTGGGGAACGTTACGAGGGACGTGGGcagaaaggaggaagaagctGATCCGGCAGTAGCCGTGATGACGTCGAAGAGACAG GTTAGATTGACGGTGCTACCGTCGATCAACGGCACGAATACGACCACTTCGCACGGAGGCCTTCTGGAAGTGGAGAAGACGTTCAAGAGCGTGGACCAGAGTCAAAAGGAGTACGAGATGGAAAGACAACCGCTGCTATCGACCATTCTGAAAAAGAGACCTATCAGAAACACATTAGGAAATAAAGCATCCAGCTCTGCTGTTTTAGCTGCTGTCAGTGCCG GGATACTACCGGCAACGATGGCGATGATGATACCGATGATTCTTGGTCGTCGAAAGAGGGATCTAACGACTTCCGGATTGGGCTTCCTCGA
- the LOC108000585 gene encoding uncharacterized protein LOC108000585 isoform X2 has product MGSVRIWLLICLVLVASRLRESRCGPRYPFEARAKASELFRTKGEGLRGVQEEGSIVATPSPLRHETRADSVFRDGDGPRRMSKDDYTTTRDDEDESKNGFEASTFNPDVLNKFLEEYASKIKGSTEKYQRYPFRIVKPSEPLPLEVDEQTTVRSSIVDHQDQNTKYEEEPINSTSTEDGLGGILNDTIKRNKYYGANSYDDRNGWVTLEAIPWSKSKISKWQATPSTQRPWPEMKPWDKPGKPWTSDYSIRPIYENNKPWYEKPKPSWPENSQNEKPAWQKPNRPSPYYTEKPEETQAQKWPPERPSWNKYTDRPSLNTDIITDNRPANFPSNWNRPQPTKPSYQYLDRYPDKYQGEEGNDWHDFPTRLEDRPTPRPTTERPTAFSHYQYVNNHPQSYPGNGDGQWVLLSTNRGYSKSRQRSIKIDSMGQVGNVTRDVGRKEEEADPAVAVMTSKRQIDGATVDQRHEYDHFARRPSGSGEDVQERGPESKGVRDGKTTAAIDHSEKETYQKHIRK; this is encoded by the exons ATGGGGAGCGTGCGGATCTGGCTACTGATCTGTCTCGTTCTCGTCGCATCGAGGCTCAGAGAGTCGCGATGCGGGCCGAGATACCCGTTCGAAGCGAGGGCGAAGGCGTCCGAGTTGTTCAGGACGAAGGGGGAGGGCTTGAGGGGGGTGCAGGAGGAGGGGTCGATCGTGGCAACCCCGAGCCCGCTGCGCCACGAGACGAGGGCCGATTCGGTGTTTCGGGACGGAGACGGGCCGAGGAGGATGAGCAAGGACGACTACACGACGACCAGGGACGACGAGGACGAGTCGAAGAACGGATTCGAGGCGTCCACGTTCAATCCGGACGTGTTGAACAAGTTTTTGGAGGAGTACGCGAGCAAGATAAAGGGTAGCACCGAGAAGTACCAGAGATATCCGTTCAGGATCGTCAAGCCTTCCGAGCCGCTCCCCCTCGAGGTCGACGAGCAGACCACCGTTCGATCGTCGATCGTCGACCACCAAGATCAAAACACCAAGTACGAAGAGGAGCCGATCAATTCCACGTCCACCGAGGATGGA TTGGGCGGGATTCTGAACGACACGATAAAGAGGAACAAGTATTACGGGGCGAACTCGTACGACGACAGGAACGGTTGGGTCACGTTGGAGGCGATACCGTGGTCGAAGAGCAAGATTTCCAAATGGCAAGCGACCCCGAGCACGCAACGCCCGTGGCCGGAGATGAAGCCGTGGGACAAACCGGGCAAACCTTGGACCTCCGATTATTCCATCAGGCCCATCTACGAGAACAACAAACCATG GTACGAGAAGCCGAAGCCGAGCTGGCCGGAGAACAGCCAGAACGAGAAACCCGCGTGGCAAAAGCCCAATCGACCGAGCCCTTATTACACGGAGAAACCGGAGGAGACCCAGGCTCAGAAATGGCCGCCTGAGAGGCCCTCTTGGAACAAATACACGGACCGTCCGAGCCTCAACACCGATATAATTACCGACAATAGGCCCGCCAATTTCCCGAGCAATTGGAACAGGCCGCAGCCGACGAAACCGAGCTACCAATATCTGGACAGGTATCCGGATAAATATCAGGGGGAAGAGGGAAACGATTGGCACGATTTCCCGACGAGGCTCGAGGATCGTCCAACACCGAGACCGACCACCGAGAGGCCGACCGCCTTCTCTCATTATCAATACGTGAACAATCATCCGCAGAGTTATCCCGGGAACGGGGACGGCCAGTGGGTGCTGCTCTCGACGAACAGAGGTTATTCCAAGTCCAGGCAGAGGTCGATAAAGATAGACTCGATGGGCCAAGTGGGGAACGTTACGAGGGACGTGGGcagaaaggaggaagaagctGATCCGGCAGTAGCCGTGATGACGTCGAAGAGACAG ATTGACGGTGCTACCGTCGATCAACGGCACGAATACGACCACTTCGCACGGAGGCCTTCTGGAAGTGGAGAAGACGTTCAAGAGCGTGGACCAGAGTCAAAAGGAGTACGAGATGGAAAGACAACCGCTGCTATCGACCATTCTGAAAAAGAGACCTATCAGAAACACATTAGGAAATAA
- the LOC133666705 gene encoding uncharacterized protein LOC133666705 isoform X2: MNRRTLLLLFALLLNATFPTLGLETRNATRDEERATPVQHSLEKSSSSSSPIKEQADRFPLEPNSTTITTITTMETYRKLTLSINGENVTREEFRPSFHLGEIKESRINDPFDAPRRFNEGGATRDESYDSKRLALEPIGQNLYETVEEEGRLEGARKDRVTFRDEVPGYDRGEDTQSLEPQGQQIFEQGAASWGKPSKFHSYADSTTSNAPFPYSTAFHDRPSEQAGSLDFQKPGDGLVYVQESSFTRTRTFPYTVYQPHGYQQVDVVGPSYPVKKRVEPWTKILHLIGTILPLGLLIAALTPNVVKVDNATQPNIVLSKWRVAELPVEHKQARFVDTQTEDCEERSVCRVILAGGDAGSTVLQNILWNLATRRAVRAMRNED; encoded by the exons ATGAATCGTCGAACGCTGCTCCTTTTATTCGCCTTGCTTCTGAACGCCACCTTCCCGACTCTCGGCCTCGAAACACGAAACGCAACTCGAGACGAGGAACGCGCGACTCCTGTCCAACACTCGCTCGAgaaatcctcctcctcctcctccccgatCAAGGAGCAAGCGGATCGATTCCCTTTGGAGCCGAAttccaccaccatcaccaccatcaccacgATGGAAACGTATCGAAAACTGACGTTGTCCATCAACGGGGAGAACGTGACCAGGGAAGAGTTTCGACCGAGCTTTCATCTGGGCGAGATCAAAGAGTCCAGAATCAACGACCCCTTCGACGCTCCACGCCGTTTCAACGAGGGAGGGGCGACGAGGGACGAGTCGTACGACTCGAAACGCTTGGCCCTCGAGCCGATCGGTCAAAATTTATACGAGAccgtggaggaggaggggaggctCGAAGGGGCGCGAAAGGATCGCGTCACGTTCCGCGACGAGGTTCCCGGATACGACAGGGGCGAAGACACGCAATCACTCGAGCCGCAGGGCCAACAGATTTTCGAGCAGGGGGCGGCGAGTTGGGGCAAACCGTCCAAGTTTCACTCGTACGCCGATTCGACAACCTCGAACGCGCCGTTTCCTTATTCGACAGCGTTTCACGATCGTCCAAGTGAACAGGCGGGCTCGCTCGATTTCCAGAAGCCGGGCGACGGGCTGGTTTACGTCCAAGAATCCTCGTTCACCAGGACCAGAACGTTTCCTTACACCGTTTATCAGCCACACGGATATCAACAGGTCGACGTCGTCGGCCCATCTTATCCCGTTAAGAAAAG GGTGGAACCCTGGACGAAGATCCTCCACTTGATCGGCACGATCCTGCCCCTTGGCCTGCTCATAGCTGCCCTCACTCCGAACGTGGTCAAGGTCGACAACGCCAC cCAGCCCAATATCGTCCTGTCGAAATGGAGGGTCGCCGAGCTACCGGTCGAGCACAAACAGGCGCGATTCGTGGATACGCAGACGGAGGATTGCGAGGAGAGATCCGTTTGCCGCGTGATCCTTGCTGGCGGTGACGCCGGATCGACCGTGTTGCAGAATATCTTGTGGAATTTGGCGACCAG AAGAGCGGTTAGAGCGATGAGAAATGAAGATTGA
- the LOC133666705 gene encoding uncharacterized protein LOC133666705 isoform X1, with protein sequence MNRRTLLLLFALLLNATFPTLGLETRNATRDEERATPVQHSLEKSSSSSSPIKEQADRFPLEPNSTTITTITTMETYRKLTLSINGENVTREEFRPSFHLGEIKESRINDPFDAPRRFNEGGATRDESYDSKRLALEPIGQNLYETVEEEGRLEGARKDRVTFRDEVPGYDRGEDTQSLEPQGQQIFEQGAASWGKPSKFHSYADSTTSNAPFPYSTAFHDRPSEQAGSLDFQKPGDGLVYVQESSFTRTRTFPYTVYQPHGYQQVDVVGPSYPVKKRVEPWTKILHLIGTILPLGLLIAALTPNVVKVDNATQPNIVLSKWRVAELPVEHKQARFVDTQTEDCEERSVCRVILAGGDAGSTVLQNILWNLATRTSTATAKKSGLHEVFKAVKKRDCANVPCQSPL encoded by the exons ATGAATCGTCGAACGCTGCTCCTTTTATTCGCCTTGCTTCTGAACGCCACCTTCCCGACTCTCGGCCTCGAAACACGAAACGCAACTCGAGACGAGGAACGCGCGACTCCTGTCCAACACTCGCTCGAgaaatcctcctcctcctcctccccgatCAAGGAGCAAGCGGATCGATTCCCTTTGGAGCCGAAttccaccaccatcaccaccatcaccacgATGGAAACGTATCGAAAACTGACGTTGTCCATCAACGGGGAGAACGTGACCAGGGAAGAGTTTCGACCGAGCTTTCATCTGGGCGAGATCAAAGAGTCCAGAATCAACGACCCCTTCGACGCTCCACGCCGTTTCAACGAGGGAGGGGCGACGAGGGACGAGTCGTACGACTCGAAACGCTTGGCCCTCGAGCCGATCGGTCAAAATTTATACGAGAccgtggaggaggaggggaggctCGAAGGGGCGCGAAAGGATCGCGTCACGTTCCGCGACGAGGTTCCCGGATACGACAGGGGCGAAGACACGCAATCACTCGAGCCGCAGGGCCAACAGATTTTCGAGCAGGGGGCGGCGAGTTGGGGCAAACCGTCCAAGTTTCACTCGTACGCCGATTCGACAACCTCGAACGCGCCGTTTCCTTATTCGACAGCGTTTCACGATCGTCCAAGTGAACAGGCGGGCTCGCTCGATTTCCAGAAGCCGGGCGACGGGCTGGTTTACGTCCAAGAATCCTCGTTCACCAGGACCAGAACGTTTCCTTACACCGTTTATCAGCCACACGGATATCAACAGGTCGACGTCGTCGGCCCATCTTATCCCGTTAAGAAAAG GGTGGAACCCTGGACGAAGATCCTCCACTTGATCGGCACGATCCTGCCCCTTGGCCTGCTCATAGCTGCCCTCACTCCGAACGTGGTCAAGGTCGACAACGCCAC cCAGCCCAATATCGTCCTGTCGAAATGGAGGGTCGCCGAGCTACCGGTCGAGCACAAACAGGCGCGATTCGTGGATACGCAGACGGAGGATTGCGAGGAGAGATCCGTTTGCCGCGTGATCCTTGCTGGCGGTGACGCCGGATCGACCGTGTTGCAGAATATCTTGTGGAATTTGGCGACCAG AACATCGACTGCAACGGCGAAGAAGAGCGGTCTTCACGAAGTTTTCAAAGCGGTGAAGAAGAGGGATTGCGCCAACGTCCCCTGCCAATCTCCCCTCTGA